Part of the Salvelinus sp. IW2-2015 unplaced genomic scaffold, ASM291031v2 Un_scaffold7673, whole genome shotgun sequence genome, gccaaagagttcaatcttggtttcatcagacgagagaatcttgtttctcatggtctgagagtttttaggtgccttttgtcaaactccaagcgggctgtcatgtgccttttaccgaggagtggcttccgtctggccactctaccataaaggcctgattggtggaatgatacagagatggttgtccttctggaagaatTTCcgatatccacagaggaactctggggctccTTCAGAgtgtccatcgggttcttggtcacatcactgaccatggcccttctcccccgatttctcagtttagCCAGCGGCCAGCTCGatgaggagtcttggtggttccaaacttcttacatttaagaatgatggaagccattgtgttcttgaggaccttcaatgctgcataaatgttttggtacccttccccagacctgtgcctcgacacaatcctgtctcggagctctatggacaatcccttcgacctcatggcttggtttttgctctgacatgcactgtcaactgtgggaccttatatagaccggtgtgtgcctttctaaatcatgtccaatcaattgaattgaccacaggtggagtccaatcaagttgtaaaacatATAAcagataatcaatggaaacaggatgcacctgagctcaattacaagtctcatagcaaagggtctgaatacttacgtaaatatggtatttctgtttttatacatttgcatgttttcgctttgccattatggggtattgtgatgtcattatggggtattgtgatgtcattatgKggtattgtgatgtcattatggggtattgtgatgtcattatggggtattgtgtgttaatTGCTGAGGGAAAacaaatattgaatccatttttgaataaggctgtaacgtaaatacatgtggaagaagtcaaggggtctgaatactttccaaaggcactgttgGTAGGGGGAAAGTGACAAGGCAACAGGAtcgatagtaaacagtagcagcagcgtatgtgatgagtcaataATAGTTAttttagctatttggttaactatttaagcAGTCTTGTGACTTTTTGGGGAGAAGCTatttcagcctcctgatggggaagaggcgttgtcgtaccctcgtcacgactgtgttggtgtgtttggaccatgataggtccttagcaATGTGGACAGAGAAAATTGAAGccctcgacccgctccactacagccccgtcgatgtgaatgggggcgtgttcggccctctgTTTTTTGTAGAccgcgatcagctcctttgtcttgctgacgttaagGGAGTGGTTGTTGtcgtggcaccacactgccaggtctcttacctcctccctatagactgtctcatcaccGGTGGTGATCAGGTCACCACCatcgtgtcgtcggcaaacttgatgatggtgttggagtcgtgcgtggccacgcagtcgtgggtgaacaggaagtacaggaggggactaagcacgcacccctgagggacccctgtgTTGACAGTCAGcatagcggatgtgttgttgcctacccttaccacatggtggcggcccgtcaggaagtccaggatccagtggaagagggaggtgtttcagtcCCAGAatccttagtgatgagcttggagggcactatatTGTGTTAAACGCTGAGATGtagtgtggagagcaatagatattgcgccatctgtggatctgttttggcGGTATGCGTGTTGGAGTGGGTCcaaggtgtctgggatgatagtgttgatgtgagaccagccttttcaaagcacttcatagctacagtcatatagacaggttaccttggcatacctgggcacagggactatggtggtctgcttgaaacatgatggtattacagactgggtcagggagaggttgaacatgtcagtgaagacacttgccagctggtcagcacatgctctgagtacccgtcctggtaatccgtctggttctgcagccttgtgaatatcaacctgtttaaaggtcttactcacatcggctatggagtgCATGATCACATAGTCgtacagaacagctggtgctctcacgcatggttcagtgttgcttgccttgaagcaagcatagacggcatttagctcatctagtAGACTCGTCTCACTGGGCAActctcggctgggtttccctttgtaattcctgatagtttgcaagctctgacgagtgtcagagccggtgtagtatgattcgatcttagtcctgtatagtAACAGTATTGTACGTGTTACTGGTTAAACTAGTTCCTGAatgtttctcttgtctctctgtctctgtcctgtagaCGGCCCAGGGAGGGGGCCACCGCACCTTACTGTACGGACACGCTGTTCTGCTACGACACTCCTACAGCGGCATGGTGAGTCCCTCTGCAGTGTGTCTGGAGACCCAAATACAGGAAATATAACATGTACTTGAATCAGTGTCACAATCTTCCATTCCAGGTTTGTGCTCTGTGATGTCAGTCAGTTGTGGTTGTCATCATCTTTGTTGTGGTTGTCATCATCTTTAGTGTGGTTGTCATCATCTTTGTTGTGGTTGTCATCATCTTTGTTGTGGTTGTCATCATCTTTGTTGTGGTTGTCATCATCTTTGTTGTATTCTTGCCTGTATTTTCTAGTGATACACGAGTTGCTGAGCCAGTCAGACAAGGCAATACGAGACTGGTTTCTACCaagttgtgtcaggttgtgttgAAGAATAATTGGCTTCTTTTGTTTCTCTGTCTAGTACCTCTGTTGCCTAGGTACCTCCCGATCGTCAACCGACAAACTGGCGTTTGATGTTGGACTGCAGGAAGACACAACAGGTAGGTCTCTTTCCCTTCCTGGTGTAGCGGCTAACCTAGCATCCAGTCCACCCAACAGCCATAGT contains:
- the LOC139027140 gene encoding ryanodine receptor 2-like; the protein is MWTEKIEALDPLHYSPVDVNGGVFGPLFFVDRDQLLCLADVKGVVVVVAPHCQVSYLLPIDCLITGGDQVTTIVSSANLMMVLESCVATQSWTAQGGGHRTLLYGHAVLLRHSYSGMYLCCLGTSRSSTDKLAFDVGLQEDTTGEACWWTIHPASKQRSEGEKVRVGDDLILVSVSSERYL